The Desulfonatronum lacustre DSM 10312 region ACAATCCCCGCTCCAGGGGCCGGGACTGGCAACTGGCCAAGGCTCTGGAGGTCGCGGCTGAACATCTGGTCCCCGAAACCCCTGTTGGCTTGGTCCGCAACGCCTTCCGTCCGGGTCAGGAGGTTTCGGTGTGGACCCTGGCCACGCTCCCCGTGGACCGGGTGGACATGTTGAGCATCCTCTTCATCGGCAACAGCCAGACCCGCGCCCTGGGCGCGAGGCTGCTCACGCCCAGAGGGTATCCTCTGGACTGAACGTCGCGGGAGCCGACCGAAGACAAAAAAACGTAACTACTCAGTACATTTTGTGTCCGATCTTGCACCGGCAATCGGTGTCGGGGTCGGCGCTACGCTATCGGAGTCGGAATCGAAACAGGAAGAATTTAGAACGCATCCCGGCGTTTTCGATCCCGATTTCGATTCCGATTCCGACCCCGGCAACAGAATTACTTTTGTGCTGAGTAGTTACAAAAAAAAACCGCCCAGGCAGGGATACGGCCTGGGCGGTTTTTTTGATTGAAGAAAAAGGTCGGGTTCTACCAGTCGCGCTGCCTGCCGCCCCCACCACCGGAGCGTCGGCCCTTGCCGCCGCCACCACCGTCAAACCGGGGACGATCTTCCCGAGGGCGAGCCACGTTCACCGTCAGGGGGCGTCCTTGATAATCAGTGCCATGAAACAGATCAATGGCCTTCTGGGCGTCCTCGTCGGAACTCATTTCCACAAAGCCGAAGCCTTTGGAGCGTCCAGAGTCGCGGTCCTTGATGACGGCGACGGATTGTACCGAGCCTGCATCCGAGAACAGAGCGTGCAGATCGTCTTCGGTGGTCGAATAGGAAAGGTTGCCGACGTACAGTTTGTTGTCCATGCGAGAATCTCCAGTTTACGTTAGACCGCGTGCAAGCAAGCAAGACCGGTCGCCCGACAGCGGGCCGCTTTTCAATGTTGTCCTCTCCGCCAAGCCTCAAACCTCAGGAGCAGCCGTTTATTCGGCCCGGGTCCGGCTATTGATCGGAAACCTCGGACCGGGAAGATCAGGCGTGGCTCCCGATCTTCGCACTCCTGATCTCCGGCTACTTGAAAACAAGCAAAGGCACAAGGGGCAAACCGCTCGGAGAGCGAAAAAATATGTTTCGGGGAATGAAAAGAGCGGATGAGGGGGCGCGCCAACAAAAAAGGCCGGGAGAAAACTCCCGGCCTTTAGCGCAAGCCCGTTCGGGCTTTGAATTCTGGCGGGGCCGACGGGACTTGAACCCGCGCCCTCCGACGTGACAGGCCGGCGTTATAACCAGCTTAACTACGGCCCCGCATATTGTGTGGTGGGCGGAACAGGGATCGAACCTGTGACCCTCGGCTTGTAAGGCCGATGCTCTCCCAGCTGAGCTATCCGCCCATCCCGCCCTGAAGGAAACGGTGTTTATGCAAGAAGCAAGAAAATGTCAATGGGCTTTGTGGATCTGGTTTGAAAAAATGAAGCCGCTCAACTTCGCGGGAGCGTGAAGAAAAAGATCGAGCCAAGGCCTGGAGCGCTTTTCGCCCAAATTCGACCGCCATGTCGCTCCACGAATTCCTTGCACAGGATCAGTCCCAGGCCGCTGCCGGTTTCTCCCTCCGTTCCCGGGCTGCTCGTTTTTCGGGCTAAAGCGAAGATGTTGTTCAAGGTTTCCTGATCCATGCCCACACCGGAATCTTGAACAACGACGGTGGACTCTTGATTCATTTCCTCCGCGAGGACGTCCACCTTTCCCCCGCGCACCGTGAACTTGAGGGCGTTGGAGAGCAGGTTGCGGATCACCGTGTTGAGCATGGCCCGGTCCGCGAAAACGACCAATTCCGAGGCCACCATGTTATTCATGGCGACCTGCTTTTGGATGGCCGCCGGACGAAGAAGCCCCATGTTGTTGGCGATCACTTCGCGCAATACGCACGGGACCGGCTCGAATGCCGTCAACCCGCGCTGCATCCGCGACCAGTCCAGTAAATTCTCCAACAACGCGAAAAGATCGCCCACGGTCTTACCCATGATTTTCGCGATCTTCCACAGCTCTTTCGGGGACAGACCACCATCCTCCTCGACCACCATCCTGGCCAATCCCAAGAGCCCGGACATGGGGGAACGCAGGTCATGGGCGATGATGGAGAGAAATTTGTCCTTATCCGCCAGGAGCGTTTTCAATTCTTCACGGTGTTCTTCCAGAGCCTGCTCGGTCAGCTTGCGATGGGTGATGTCCTCCCGGATCAACACGCCTCCCGCCACCTTGCCTTCCGTGATGATGGGCTCCCCGCGAATACTTGCCCAACCGGAATGTCCTCCCATGAATTCCGGAAAAAAAACTTCTTTGAGTTCGATGCTTTCTCCCCTGAGGATTCTGGTCACTTCTTCGCCGACTCCAGCCTTCACCAATCCCGGCAATTCATGGATGAGTTTGCCTATAAAAAAGCTTTTTTCCAGTTTTTCCCGGGCAAACACCTTCATGTGCCAGTCGTTGACAAAGGTTACGCGGCCTTGGTGATCAAAACGCATGATGGAGATAGGGCACTTTTCGGCAAGAGTCTTGAATTCTTTGTGGCCTTCCCGCGAGGCCTGCTCGGCCAGCTTGCGCTGGGTGACGTCGGTCATGGTTATGATGGAACAGCCGTCAGCGAGGCGATTTACTCGAAATTCGACATGTTTGGCTACGCCGTTCGCGCAGGTCACCGGATAGTCCCGGATTGTCTTGGCGGCTTCCAGTGGCGACTGTTTCCAGTACTCCAGGGCCTCTTTTCGCCGTCTTTCGTCTGGATAGGCCAGGGGAAACCAGTCCTCAAGCGTGCGAATGCAGCCGGGTGGGTACCCTGTCATTTCGTGAAATCCGTTGTTGCTCTTCAGGAGGTTGCCCGCCCGATCCCAGACGACGATTCCCAGGGGAATGTTCTCGAACAACCCCTCCAGCAGAGAATACTGACTGGCGATGGTCGCTTCAGAGGCGTTGCGCATGATCGCCGCGCCGATGGCCGTGGCAATGATGCGTAAAGCGTTCTCTTCCGCGGAGGTCCAGGTCCTGGGCTGGCGCACGGCGTCGAAGCCGAGAAATCCCCAGAAAAAGCCGTCAACGCGAATTGGGACCGCAAGCAGACTTTGGATTTCCTGGGACTCGAGAAGAGCTCGCTCCATTTCCGGGAAACTTCGGACCAACCCTTTGATACACCTTCCGGTTTTCATTTCCCTGAGCCAACGAGGAAAAACTTCGTCATATGGGGCGTTTTGGAGTTCCGGATTGTCGATCTGAGGGGATATGCCGGGCATGACCCATTCGAAGATCTGCTTGGTCCTCATCCGTCCGGTCCCTGCTTCTTCCTGGTTTCTGAAGATGTAAACCCGGTCCGAATCGGTGATCCGCCCTAACCTTGCCAGAATGTCGGAGATCACCTGTTCCTGGTCCGTCTCCCGCAGCAGGCTCACCGTGGCTTCGGCTCCCAGTTCCAACAGCTTGTCACGTTTTTGAAGTGATTCGTTTGCGAGCTTCAATTCCGTAACGTCCATCATCATGATCAGGGTCCCGTTGAACTTCTTCTTGGAGTCAATGAATGGAGAGGCGGAATGGAAGGTCCAAATTGCGCGACCATTTTTATGGATCAAGCGGATGAGGTAACGAACAGTACTC contains the following coding sequences:
- a CDS encoding RNA recognition motif domain-containing protein; translated protein: MDNKLYVGNLSYSTTEDDLHALFSDAGSVQSVAVIKDRDSGRSKGFGFVEMSSDEDAQKAIDLFHGTDYQGRPLTVNVARPREDRPRFDGGGGGKGRRSGGGGGRQRDW
- a CDS encoding PAS domain S-box protein, with the translated sequence MNKAETLSRSFGSRLKYLRTLKGMTQAELAVRVGLSVKHVGRIERGEASPSFSLIRDLARVLNTPPLNFFLYFDPVPTVREKSSPCPENTPLMPSNGRFCFMALLATWFLGGPDLKPYWSESLYVLLGYAPYSVKPSTKRFLRHVHPSQQDSAARFLEMAAQGRPDSGMQVDITTKHGRDRKLMLNPDTFRTSPHNPATMQLIIQDVTDCMTLNQAVTLRQEELEAYVVQKNQALAEAAEKYKLEAEQRKQAEKGLRIFEQMVDSSHDAQAFVDADGAIVAVNRQYEALMGVSADEVEGRQWTEFLIDYWGREDFERVMRPRVEKALTGEEQCSFHEWRTYRDGSRKYVHVIYTPCRRNGDVAGVVVTIHDLSSFMEIHERLEQRERLHRQVLETANEGIVMVDAEQRITFANKNIETLFGYTSEEVLDTFALAYVHPEDLDIVHTQSAKNRAGSTVRYLIRLIHKNGRAIWTFHSASPFIDSKKKFNGTLIMMMDVTELKLANESLQKRDKLLELGAEATVSLLRETDQEQVISDILARLGRITDSDRVYIFRNQEEAGTGRMRTKQIFEWVMPGISPQIDNPELQNAPYDEVFPRWLREMKTGRCIKGLVRSFPEMERALLESQEIQSLLAVPIRVDGFFWGFLGFDAVRQPRTWTSAEENALRIIATAIGAAIMRNASEATIASQYSLLEGLFENIPLGIVVWDRAGNLLKSNNGFHEMTGYPPGCIRTLEDWFPLAYPDERRRKEALEYWKQSPLEAAKTIRDYPVTCANGVAKHVEFRVNRLADGCSIITMTDVTQRKLAEQASREGHKEFKTLAEKCPISIMRFDHQGRVTFVNDWHMKVFAREKLEKSFFIGKLIHELPGLVKAGVGEEVTRILRGESIELKEVFFPEFMGGHSGWASIRGEPIITEGKVAGGVLIREDITHRKLTEQALEEHREELKTLLADKDKFLSIIAHDLRSPMSGLLGLARMVVEEDGGLSPKELWKIAKIMGKTVGDLFALLENLLDWSRMQRGLTAFEPVPCVLREVIANNMGLLRPAAIQKQVAMNNMVASELVVFADRAMLNTVIRNLLSNALKFTVRGGKVDVLAEEMNQESTVVVQDSGVGMDQETLNNIFALARKTSSPGTEGETGSGLGLILCKEFVERHGGRIWAKSAPGLGSIFFFTLPRS